The Humulus lupulus chromosome 7, drHumLupu1.1, whole genome shotgun sequence region ATTATAAGATGGGTGTGTCAAGACAATCCTTAGTGATGTTAGAAATAGTGTGTAAATATTAGGCAATCCAGGACAACCAATAAAAAGTGAGAaaccatataaaaaaaattgaaagaagaaaaaatgatgtagagaaaagaAAAGTAGAATTTCCACTATTTGTGCTATCATATGGCGGGCCCCTAACAATTTCCACCCCTTTATTGTGGAGTTTCGCAATAATTGTAACTCAAAAGTGAATATTATATGCTGGCATATAAATTCTATAACTCACCTTTCTTTTAATCAGAAAAGGGGAGAAAAAGGTTTTGACTTTAAAGGGTAGTGTTTTTTTTAAACTTATCACAAACTTTTGTGGTATTGTTGTTGTAGCAATATGATTTCGTATTGTCATCCTTCTAGAGCTTTTGTTGTTTTCATGTTTTATTGTCGTTTCATAGTCCCTGTTGTACATTTCTCTTCTACTGATGCaatttttcataaacattatcctaTGATTGATCGGTATAACAATCAAACAACTTGGGATTGTTTTACGACATAAAACTATCCTATTATTAATGTTTTTGTAAACAGATTGCTGTCATTTTCTAGCTGATGTCGTTCGCAGCTAAAAAAATTGGTCGTTTTTCGAGTTTATTCTTATTGTCGTTTATAAGTCTTCTTCGTTCCTAGAGGCGGTGGTGGCTACCAACTCAACGACATAACGTTATTTTGTGTCTGAATCTTAGGCACTACTCTTGTGCACTTTCTAAGCATTGACTTTTAATGACTTTGCAAAGAACATTGACCTACAGGCAGGTGTCGGTGtgatatgtataaatataaatatatatataaataaataaatacatttcACTGTGCTAGAAGACAATGTCGTTTCCATGTGTTTGTGAAGCCGAGAAATGGTGAGTTTGTCATTGTTAGTGATATTGATATTGAGGTGGACATTAACCACTACTTGATTAATGGGACATGTTTGCTTGCTTCATGAAAAAAATGATTTTTGCTTATAATCAAACATGTTTCTTTTTGTGAGAATGTTGCATGATGGAAACAAAAATTTTGCCAAAATTAATATATGACACACCTAACtgacaataaatattatatattttaaaaaaaataataataaataaatatttcattaaaattatttatttaacctcaatttaaataaatattatataatgtgcatttttttagatattataaattttataatttttaattccaACCACATTACATATGGCATTTGTGTATTAATACTTAGATATTTGTATGCTATATTTAGTGTGTTTGTGTATGTGTTTTTGTTATACATATATTTAGACTCTAATTATACAGATTTGAAAATGTAATATTGATTTAACGAAAATTACCTCACTTAAGCTCCATGCAAGAAAAGTTATGAACACCGCCGGCAACTCTTGTacctgtgtatatatatatatatttaaaaaatatgtagtatcaataaaatgattaagccaattagattttaattattttctaaatagaaaagaaaaatggTTAAAGAGTATGAATAAGTGAGGTTAATGAACGAACCTCATCGATTTGTCGAACAATGGCCAATAGAAAGTGAGTCCTCCCTCCCCATTGCATCAAGGGAAACACCACTCCACTCGGCACCAAACCTGATTATAATCCCACTAATTtaatctctttttctttttcttatttcatacaataaataattattataagaaaattaaataaattaataaataaataacccaCCAATGGCTCCATGAATAACTTCCAAGAAGGCTGCAGTTTGCAGCAAACCTgcaaacaaataataaaataattaaaatatatattatgaatTTTTGACCATTTCCTTTATTTTCTCGGCATCCAAACAAAGTACAGAAAAAAAACTGACAGATTAGGTCTCCTGCTGAAGCGTATCCTCCGTGTAAGGAGCCGGTGGAGATGAAGCTGCTTAGGATTCTAAAGACAGAAATTGCCCTGTCAATTACATAAATTTTGATATTCAGCAAAATTCAaatcaagaagaaaaagaaaaagaaaaagataagtgaaACCTTTACCATCCAAACGCCTGAAGAGAATTGTAACCAAAGAGATAAAGATTCGATGGCCGAGGCATCTCTAGGCGAAGGCTTTGATGATCTTTGCTTCGATGGCAGGATTGGACTTCAAAAGAGACGACTTCTGTGGGCCCTTATACCTTATTTAGATTGGGCCACGAGCCCAACGTtaaaaaagttatttttttttattgtggaTTGAAAgtaaataaatgtatatattttgaattttgtaGTTAATAttacataaatatttaaatattaaaaattatatactaaatattttattctaaatatttttaatttttaataaattattattttattctaaatattttaatattatgatatatattaatttttattttaaagctattttgattttgtttttgtttttttataagtTGTTGAATATTGTATTATACCATAAAATACATATATTgggttgaaaaataatatactaataaaatttgtaaaattattactaaaaatatatatatattttgctaacaaaattatatactactattaaaatatatatactatgatacaaaattatataatatcattatgtataataagataaatttaaatatcataaaaaaaagatatatcataccacaaaaaacatatacactagttggaaaataatataccaacaacccataaaaaacttaaaaaaatcaatataactttaaaataaaatctaattaaacaaaaatattatacatatagaactatattaaagtcatatacTCCTAAAATAAATGCAAAAAAATGATAGAAAAGAGCAATTTatgtaatcaacaatgtaaaagggTAATCTCtctacaaaatttaaaataagGAGAGTAGCTTCTTGATAACATTGTTTTGTGTCATTTACtatactttttataaaaaaaatgggatttttttAAAACTACCAACTTTTATCATTTATTAACTATAAACAgccatattttttatttttatgactaATACCTACATTTAGAGACAGAGCGactaaaatatcattagttaCATTTTTAAGTTTGTGATTTACATTTATGAACGTGTGGTTTACATTTTTGGCGTGTAGTATGTATTTCAAAGCCAAGTGGTTTACATTTCAAATGATTGTGGTTTATATTTCAAAgcctaaaaataataaaataggcATTGTGATTAAAAAAGTgagtattaattaataattttaaaattttgggtaAAAATAGAAGGGGCTAACTTAATTTGGGTATTATATGTAATTTCTTCAAATGTGTTTTTTTTCCatgtttatattgtttttataacaATTTATCATGTCAAACTACTGGTTAATATTCCGTTTGATTTGCCTTGTTGTGTCCatattttttccttttaatttctcaTAATGAActgaaaaaatatttaattgaaGCACCAAACTGGACCAGCTTTAGCCATTAATTATTTCTTAGCGATATTGTTATAAATTGCGGGACCAATTGTGACACTGCCAAACCATTCGACCTAAAACTTCCAATAGATTGAGTTCATCATCTTGACCTACTTCTCACGTGAGATTTATTATAAAATCAATTttcaattttcaaatttttttaatagCAAATTAGCAAAACATAAAAGCAACTTATTCTCCTGATTCTGTGTCTATTCTATTGGCATGAAcggtttatttattttaatttt contains the following coding sequences:
- the LOC133791017 gene encoding uncharacterized protein LOC133791017, producing the protein MPRPSNLYLFGYNSLQAFGWAISVFRILSSFISTGSLHGGYASAGDLICLLQTAAFLEVIHGAIGLVPSGVVFPLMQWGGRTHFLLAIVRQIDEVQELPAVFITFLAWSLSEVIRYPQHAFTCIGSSPYWITYLRYTAFIVLYPVGLFTGEMWLMYEALPFIKKKNLYADFFSGLPFSYYTFVRVLLLLYPFLWLKLYLHLFKQRRSKLGKHDKKKMK